Proteins from a single region of Pseudomonas sp. BSw22131:
- a CDS encoding ABC transporter substrate-binding protein: MSLTLRVLGTSVTLLESLRLRAEQDLGITLVYQVHDVQTAQRIAVMQPDSYDLYDQWFHNVDFVWPARAIQPIDTRRIALWHEINDLPKRGRLSVNDKLGSGSRPSERLFVQHDGSLGSAVSERISMLPLTHNADSFAYRPERLPASLNPENESWGWLLDPAWGGRIALQSDAAIGALDAALAVQGAGLARFDDIGNMSIEEIDTLADILVRKQEEGMFGAFWSDDEEAAELMLHPTIDIQSLWSPTLVRLHRAGVKYRVAVPREGYRGWFGGLSLSRHAKGPVLDAAYAYLNWWLSGWPGAVMARQGYYIGNPARSRDHLSPAEWDYWYAGLPAREQLLGSDGLPLIDIGEVRDGGSYAQRMGHIAVWNAVMDEHNYLVRRWGDILRAGVKANGRGR; the protein is encoded by the coding sequence ATGAGCCTGACGCTGCGGGTATTGGGGACGTCAGTCACGCTGCTGGAATCGCTTCGACTGCGTGCCGAACAGGATCTGGGCATCACGCTGGTGTATCAGGTGCATGATGTGCAGACCGCGCAACGCATTGCGGTCATGCAGCCAGACAGCTACGACCTCTATGACCAGTGGTTTCACAACGTGGATTTCGTCTGGCCCGCGCGCGCGATTCAGCCCATCGATACCCGGCGTATCGCGCTATGGCATGAAATCAACGACCTGCCCAAGCGCGGCCGGTTGTCGGTCAACGATAAGCTCGGCAGCGGCAGCCGACCGAGCGAGCGCCTGTTCGTGCAGCACGATGGCAGCCTCGGCAGCGCGGTCAGCGAGCGCATCAGCATGCTCCCGCTCACGCATAACGCCGACAGCTTTGCTTACCGCCCGGAACGTCTACCCGCCAGCCTGAATCCTGAAAACGAGAGCTGGGGCTGGTTGCTCGATCCGGCGTGGGGCGGGCGCATTGCCCTGCAAAGTGATGCTGCCATTGGCGCGCTGGACGCAGCGTTGGCGGTCCAGGGCGCGGGGCTGGCGCGGTTCGATGATATCGGCAACATGAGCATCGAAGAGATCGACACGCTGGCCGACATTCTGGTGCGCAAGCAGGAAGAGGGCATGTTCGGCGCATTCTGGTCGGACGACGAAGAGGCCGCCGAATTGATGCTGCACCCGACCATCGACATCCAGAGCCTGTGGTCACCGACGCTGGTGCGCCTGCACCGTGCCGGCGTCAAATACCGCGTGGCGGTGCCACGAGAAGGCTATCGCGGGTGGTTCGGCGGACTGTCGCTGTCGCGGCATGCTAAAGGCCCGGTACTCGACGCCGCTTATGCCTATCTCAACTGGTGGCTCTCTGGCTGGCCGGGTGCAGTGATGGCGCGTCAGGGTTACTACATCGGCAACCCGGCGCGCAGTCGCGATCATCTCAGCCCGGCCGAATGGGACTATTGGTACGCAGGTCTACCGGCGCGTGAGCAACTGCTGGGCAGCGACGGCCTGCCGCTGATCGATATAGGTGAAGTACGTGACGGCGGCTCTTACGCGCAGCGCATGGGCCACATCGCGGTGTGGAACGCGGTGATGGATGAGCACAATTATCTGGTGCGGCGCTGGGGCGACATCCTGCGCGCGGGTGTGAAGGCTAATGGGCGCGGGCGCTGA
- a CDS encoding CobW family GTP-binding protein: MSIALNVITGFLGSGKTTLLKRLLMDENLGDTALLINEFGDVGIDHLLVEEVAPDTVLLPSGCVCCSIRGELKDALTGLLERRAKGEIPAFRRVILETTGLADPAPILATLGMDPHLRGRFHIGLVVTLVDATHATLQARLHPEWMAQVAAADRLLISKTDVVTDDEQQALRARLQAINPAPILNTADIYSGDQLLLGEGLRGSAPCAEVTRWQLHRVVSTQGRHGDAQVCCLTFERPLDWVGFGVWLSMLLRCHGERILRVKGLLNVHNNSAPVVIHGVQHCLHAPVHLSAWPGEDRTSRLVFILRGLDPALLQRSFEVFSRSLSPATNGAAA; the protein is encoded by the coding sequence GTGAGTATCGCCCTCAACGTCATCACCGGCTTTCTGGGCAGCGGCAAGACCACCTTGCTCAAGCGCCTGCTCATGGACGAAAACCTGGGCGACACCGCATTGCTGATCAATGAATTCGGCGATGTCGGGATCGATCATTTGCTGGTCGAGGAGGTCGCGCCGGACACGGTGTTGTTGCCCAGTGGATGTGTGTGCTGCTCGATTCGTGGCGAGTTGAAAGACGCCTTGACCGGCTTGCTGGAGCGTCGAGCCAAGGGCGAAATTCCGGCGTTTCGTCGCGTGATTCTAGAGACCACGGGGCTGGCCGACCCCGCGCCGATTCTGGCCACGCTCGGCATGGACCCGCATCTGCGCGGGCGTTTTCACATCGGGCTGGTAGTGACGCTGGTGGACGCGACGCACGCTACGCTGCAAGCGCGTTTGCACCCCGAGTGGATGGCTCAGGTCGCGGCGGCGGACCGATTGCTGATCAGCAAAACGGATGTGGTCACCGATGACGAACAGCAGGCATTGCGCGCCCGGCTACAGGCGATCAATCCGGCGCCGATTCTGAACACCGCTGATATCTACAGCGGCGATCAACTTTTGCTGGGCGAGGGACTTCGCGGTTCGGCACCGTGCGCTGAGGTGACGCGGTGGCAGTTGCACCGGGTGGTGTCGACGCAGGGCCGTCACGGCGATGCGCAAGTCTGTTGCCTGACCTTCGAGCGTCCCCTGGATTGGGTCGGTTTCGGGGTCTGGCTTTCCATGCTGCTAAGATGCCACGGCGAACGAATTCTCCGCGTCAAAGGACTGCTCAACGTGCACAACAACTCAGCCCCGGTGGTTATTCACGGCGTGCAGCATTGCCTGCATGCGCCGGTGCATTTATCGGCCTGGCCGGGAGAGGATCGCACCTCACGCCTGGTGTTCATCCTTCGTGGCCTAGACCCCGCGCTGCTGCAACGCTCATTCGAGGTGTTCAGCCGGTCGCTCTCGCCAGCCACCAACGGGGCGGCGGCATGA
- a CDS encoding PAAR domain-containing protein: protein MSHPVCLGDPTSGGGFVVSCQLAGTHSINGKTPAVLGDTASCPLHLGVYPFVEGHTRRRRNGIPIVLQGHRLACGCHGIAVHALRVEVR, encoded by the coding sequence ATGAGCCATCCCGTTTGCCTGGGCGATCCCACCAGCGGTGGTGGCTTCGTCGTGTCGTGCCAATTGGCAGGCACCCACAGCATCAACGGCAAGACGCCTGCAGTGTTGGGAGACACTGCAAGCTGTCCGCTGCACCTTGGTGTTTACCCCTTCGTTGAGGGGCACACGAGACGACGCCGAAACGGTATTCCCATCGTATTGCAGGGTCATCGACTGGCGTGTGGTTGCCACGGCATCGCGGTGCATGCCCTGCGAGTGGAAGTGCGCTAG